One Amorphoplanes digitatis genomic window carries:
- a CDS encoding 1-acyl-sn-glycerol-3-phosphate acyltransferase, translated as MMLPPVWVRRLVIAPLVVLLAVLMFTTLPVWLLLALAASPLVPGHLRVPRLAFLALVYLVWDAAALVCLAVLWFASGFGWKIRSAAFQRAHYVLTGRFLGVLFWLAEWSLHLTVDIVGTDPDTGMPGRPEIVVSRHAGPGDSFILIHGLVNWFDREPRIVLKAALQWDPAVDILLNRLPNRFISPGHTHTRSLEQEISDLATGLDDNDAFVIFPEGGNFTPRRRIRAIAFLRDRGMDDIAARAEGLRNVLPPKPTGLFTAIDAAPDAGVIFCAHTGLDRMITVGDVWRELPMDKQLVMRFWSVPPEEIPAGEEERVRWLYDWWARIDAWIEENKPRPRPLGTDWTARRRVAP; from the coding sequence CTGATGCTGCCGCCGGTCTGGGTCCGACGGCTGGTGATCGCCCCGCTGGTGGTGCTGCTCGCCGTGCTGATGTTCACGACCCTGCCGGTCTGGCTGCTCCTGGCGCTCGCCGCGTCGCCGCTGGTGCCGGGGCACCTGCGGGTGCCCCGGCTGGCCTTCCTGGCGCTTGTCTACCTGGTCTGGGACGCGGCCGCGCTCGTCTGCCTCGCCGTCCTGTGGTTCGCGTCCGGGTTCGGGTGGAAGATTCGCAGCGCGGCGTTCCAGCGTGCGCACTACGTGCTCACCGGCCGGTTCCTCGGCGTGCTGTTCTGGCTGGCCGAGTGGTCCCTGCACCTGACCGTCGACATCGTCGGCACCGACCCGGACACCGGCATGCCGGGGCGGCCGGAGATCGTGGTGAGCCGGCATGCCGGGCCCGGCGACTCGTTCATCCTGATCCACGGGCTGGTGAACTGGTTCGACCGGGAACCGCGGATCGTGCTGAAGGCGGCGCTGCAATGGGATCCGGCGGTCGACATCCTGCTCAACCGGCTCCCCAACAGGTTCATCTCGCCGGGACACACCCATACCCGCTCGCTGGAGCAGGAGATCAGCGATCTGGCCACGGGCCTGGACGACAACGACGCGTTCGTGATCTTTCCGGAGGGCGGCAACTTCACCCCGCGCCGGCGGATCCGGGCGATCGCGTTTCTCCGGGACCGGGGCATGGACGACATCGCCGCGCGGGCCGAGGGCCTGCGCAACGTGCTGCCGCCGAAGCCGACCGGGCTGTTCACGGCGATCGACGCCGCGCCGGACGCCGGGGTCATCTTCTGCGCGCACACCGGGCTGGACCGCATGATCACGGTCGGCGACGTGTGGCGGGAACTGCCGATGGACAAGCAGCTGGTGATGCGGTTCTGGAGCGTGCCGCCGGAGGAGATCCCGGCCGGCGAGGAGGAGCGCGTGCGCTGGCTCTACGACTGGTGGGCGCGCATCGACGCCTGGATCGAGGAGAACAAGCCGCGGCCCCGGCCGCTCGGCACCGACTGGACGGCGCGGCGCCGGGTGGCTCCCTGA